One part of the Eleginops maclovinus isolate JMC-PN-2008 ecotype Puerto Natales chromosome 14, JC_Emac_rtc_rv5, whole genome shotgun sequence genome encodes these proteins:
- the tec gene encoding LOW QUALITY PROTEIN: tyrosine-protein kinase Tec (The sequence of the model RefSeq protein was modified relative to this genomic sequence to represent the inferred CDS: deleted 1 base in 1 codon) has product MLSLGPPPSDEIRQWAEGGGGARMSAEPLLEETLIKRSQQKKRTSPLNYKERLFVLTKNKLSYYDGESGGKCRRGSIDLSRIRCAEIVKNGGVLPCQNKYPFQVVYDTNTLYVFAPSQDSRSLWVQSLKEEIKDNPGVWAKFHPQFWQEGAWLCCRQAQKLAPGCEGYNLFGDISRKPLPPIPGDNEKQRRPPPPLPMDDEDNEDEDEDVDEVEVVVALYDFPGMEPHDLSLEKGGEYIVLEKCDINWFRARNKYGEEGYIPSNYVTEKKYGNLVQFVWYSKQINRNKAEELLRKEDKEGAFIVRDSSTAGAYTVSLYAKTAAGDGGTVIKHYHIKETQGSPQQFYLAEKHLFSSIPDLIEYHKHNAAGLVARLRYPVRKQDKAAPSTAGFSYEKWEINPSELTFMKELGSGQFGLVRLGKWRHQHRVAIKAIREGAMLEEDFIEEAKVMMRLSHPKLVQLYGVCSQQKPIYIVTEFMESGCLLNFLRQRRGSFSLDSLLTISQDVAKGMEHLEANGFIHRDLASRNCLVNESLVVKVSDFGMTRYVLDDQYTSSSGAKFPVKWSPPEVFNFCKYSSKSDVWSFAVLMWEVFTEGRMPFEQSQNHEVVTLVTKGHRLYKPKMATPAIYDIMQLCWHERPEERPSFAQLCLMISDALEGDAQPPTDQLTNQRLPLSLGAMLGLNSHPSLR; this is encoded by the exons ATG CTCAGTTTGGGCCCGCCTCCTTCTGATGAGATCCGCCAATGGGCTGAGGGTGGGGGAGGGGCCAGGATGAGTGCTGAGCCGCTATTGGAGGAGACGCTCATCAAGCGATcccagcagaagaagaggacgtctccGCTGAACTACAAGGAGAGGCTGTTCGTCCTGACTAAGAACAAACTCTCCTACTACGACGGGGAGAGCGGAGGT AAGTGCAGGAGAGGTTCGATCGATCTGAGCAGAATCAGATGTGCAGAGATCGTGAAGAACGGAGGAGTGCTCCCCTGCCAGAACAAATACCCCTTCCAG gttGTGTACGACACAAACACCCTCTATGTTTTCGCTCCGAGTCAGGACAGCAGGAGTCTCTGGGTGCAGAGCCTAAAAGAAG agatCAAAGACAACCCAGGAGTCTGGGCCAAGTTTCACCCTCAGTTTTGGCAGGAAGGGGCGTGGCTCTGCTGTCGCCAGGCACAAAAACTGGCTCCGGGCTGCGAGGGGTACAACCTGTTTGGAGACA TTTCCAGAAAACCCCTACCCCCGATTCCTGGTGACAACGAGAag CAGCGGcggccccctccccccctccctatGGACGATGAAGACAACGAGGACGAAGATGAGGATGTTGACGaagtggaggtggtggtggcgCTGTACGATTTCCCGGGGATGGAGCCCCACGACCTGAGTCTGGAGAAAGGAGGCGAGTACATCGTCCTGGAGAAATGTGACATCAACTGGTTCAGAGCGCGCAACAAGTACGG aGAGGAAGGCTACATCCCAAGTAACTACGTAACGGAGAAAAAATACGGAAACCTGGTGCAGTTTGT TTGGTACAGTAAACAAATCAACAGGAACAAGGCTGAGGAACTGCTAAGGAAGGAG GATAAAGAAGGCGCCTTCATCGTCAGAGACTCCAGCACCGCGGGAGCTTACACTGTCTCTCTGTACGCCAAGACTGCAGCAGG ggacGGAGGAACAGTTATAAAGCATTACCACATCAAGGAGACACAGGGATCGCCTCAGCAGTTTTATCTGGCTGAGAAACATTTATTCAGCTCCATCCCCGACCTCATCGAGTACCACAAACACAACGCAGCAG GTCTTGTTGCCAGGTTGAGGTATCCAGTGAGGAAACAGGATAAAGCGGCTCCGTCCACCGCCGGCTTCAGCTACG AGAAGTGGGAGATTAACCCCAGTGAGCTGACCTTCATGAAGGAGCTGGGCAGTGGGCAGTTTGGGCTGGTGAGGCTGGGGAAGTGGAGGCATCAACACCGAGTCGCCATCAAGGCCATCAGAGAGGGAGCCATGCTGGAGGAGGACTTCATCGAGGAGGCCAAGGTCATGAT GAGGCTCTCTCATCCTAAACTGGTGCAGCTGTACGGCGTTTGCAGCCAGCAGAAACCCATCTACATCGTCACAGAGTTCATGGAGTCCGGCTGCCTGCTGAACTTCCTCCGGCAGCGGCGGGGCAGCTTCAGCCTGGACTCTCTACTGACTATCAGCCAGGACGTC GCGAAGGGGATGGAGCACCTGGAGGCCAACGGATTCATCCACAGAGACCTG GCTTCCAGGAACTGTCTGGTGAATGAGTCTCTGGTGGTGAAGGTGTCTGACTTCGGCATGACCCG GTACGTGTTAGACGACCAGTACACTAGCTCATCCGGCGCCAAGTTCCCAGTGAAGTGGTCGCCTCCTGAAGTCTTTAACTTCTGCAAATACAGCAGCAAGTCCGACGTCTGGTCCTTCG cCGTCTTGATGTGGGAGGTGTTCACAGAGGGCCGCATGCCATTTGAGCAGAGTCAGAACCACGAGGTCGTTACGTTGGTAACCAAAGGTCACCGCCTGTACAAGCCCAAGATGGCGACACCCGCAATCTATGACATCATGCAGCTCTGCTGGCACGAG aGACCGGAGGAGCGCCCGTCTTTTGCTCAGCTTTGCCTGATGATCTCCGACGCTCTGGAGGGCGACGCCCAGCCCCCAACTGATCAACTGACCAATCAGCGACTCCCACTATCCCTGGGGGCCATGTTGGGCCTGAACTCCCACCCTTCACTCCGCTGA